The following nucleotide sequence is from Psychroserpens sp. Hel_I_66.
TGCTTTTAAAGCTTACAAAAAGACGATGGCTCCAGTCGAAAAAATCTATACACAAACCGATAGACCTTTTTATTTTCCTGGCGAAACGATTTGGTTCAAGTCGTATTTGGTAAATCAAGATCACACGATTTCTAATATTAGTGATGTGGTGCATGCACAGCTCATTTCTCCAAGAGGCACAGTGGTCAACTCACTTAAACTTGCTGCAAAAGACGGTTACGTGTATGGCGATTTTTATGTGGATTCTAATTGGGTTGGTGGCATATACACACTAAAAGTGTTTACAAATTGGATGCGAAATTTTGGAGAAGACTCCTTTTTTACAAAACAAATAACTGTACAAAAAGTCGTAAAACCCAACTTGCTATTAAAATTAGAATTTGAAAAAGAAGGCTACGGAAAAAGCTCTGATGTCATCGCCAATTTCGAAGCTAAAGATTTAAACAATAATCTGTTAACAGAAAAAGAAATCACTTTTGAAGTCACCATCAAAGGAGAACATTTATTGACTCAAACCATTAAAACCGATGCCTACGGAAAAGCAAAACCTACATTTACTTTACCCAATGATTTAGAATCTACAGATGTGGTGCTCAATGTGCTGATACCGCACAATGGCAGTACAGAAGCTATTTCACGTGCAGTACCTATAGTTTTAGATACTATCGATCTTCAGTTTTTTGCAGAGAGCGGACAACTCATCGCTGGCACAGAAAACACAATAGCCTTTAAAGCCATCAATGAGTTTGCAAAACCAGTTGATGTGAGTGGCGATATCGTAAATGGAAAAGGTCAAATCGTTGCTAATTTTTCCAGTTTTCACGACGGGATGGGAAGTGTTACGATTTCCGCAGAAAAAGGAGAACAGTATGTCGCCAAATTGAAAACACCATTCGTTTCTACTAGAATTGTAAGATTGCCACAAGTTGAAAATAAAGGCACACGGTTTACTGTAAAAACCCAAAATTCTAAAGCAGAACTCAAGCTTTTTTCTTCGGAAAATGAGCCTTTACTTTTAGAAGTATCAAATGCAACAGCTGTCTTATTTCAAAAGAAAGTGACACCAAATAGAAAGCCAATTAGTATAGATACTGAAGATTTTCCGATGGGGATTTCCACCTTCAGTATTAAAAATTCAAAAGGAAACATCGTTGCAGAACGGTTGGTTTTTATCAATGCTAACAAAGAATTGTGTATTGATATCGAGATGGAAAAAACCGTTTACCAAACTCGTGAAAAAGTAAATTTGACCATAACTACCAGCGATTCTAACGGAAACCCCATACCGTCAAATCTGTCAATTTCGGTTGCAGACAATAAATTATTGTCCTTCGCAGATGACAAACAAGATCATATTTTATCTTACTTATTATTGTCTTCAGAATTAAAAGGAAAAATCCATGAACCGAGTTTTTATTTTAATCCAAATGAAGAAAAATCTACAGAGGCTTTGGATTATCTTATGCTCACCCATGGTTGGAGAAATCACAGAGATGAAGCAAAAGCTAACATTGAAACGACCTCTTTTTTACCAGAGCAACATGCCACACAATCTGGTTTTATTGTAGATAAAAAAGGAAATCCTACTACTGCACATTTACTTTTATTGGATCAATTTGGCAATAAAATACTGGTTTTTGACACAAAGGATGATGGCTCATATTCCTTCAAACTTGGCGATAATCGTTCTCTGGTTTTATTGGCTTACCGCGATGACAAAACACCGGTAACCATCAAAAAATTTGAACTCAACAGAAATCAAATTGCTAATCAAAAATTGGTTGAAAATGAAATGAACACCAAAAAAGTTGAGACCTTTAAAACTAAAGACAAATCCCCTAGGGCAATTACAAATGAGCAGCAAGCAGTGGCGTCAATCGCTATGGATGAAGATCAATCGGCTTTAGATGAAGTTGTCATAACAGGTTACGCTGGAGCAACCAACAGCAGTAAAATCACAAGTGCTGTAGCAACAGTTAGTAGTGAAAGTATTATTTCTGTTCCAACAAATTCTATTGACCAGTTATTGCAAGGTCAGGCAGCAGGTGTAAATGTATCTACTGGCTCTGGGCAACCTGGACAGAGTGCGACGATTCTTATTAGAGGTAGAAATAGTCTTTCTGGTGATGTTGAGCCCTTGTTTATTGTTGATGGTGTTCCTGTTGATCAAAGTAATTTTAGAAACTTGAGTTCTTCAAATATCAAATCCATGACTGTTCTCAAAGATGCAGCTGCCACAGCAGTTTATGGTAATCGAGCTGCTGGAGGTGTTATTGTTATCTCAACAAACAATGGTTATTATATTAATAACTACGGGAAGAAAAAACTCAATAACAGAAAATACAAGAACTATGCTGTTGAACAATTCACTTTTTACAAACCTATCGGAATTGATCAACCCAAACAGTTTTATATCCCAAAATATGAATCTAAAGATGTACCTGAGGAGCGAACAGATTTTAGAGAAACCATCTATTGGAACCCTGTTGTTCAAACCGATGAAAATGGAAAAGCAGAATTAGAATTTTACAACAGTGATGCCATCACCTCTTTTAAAATTACTGCGGAAGGTATAAGCTATAACGGGAAACTTGGCAGAATAGAAAAGACCTACGCTACCAAAAAATTATTGAATGTAGATTTCAAGGCACCAAACTATATGGCTCTTGAAGATGAAGTCATTTTACCAATAACAATCATAAATAACACAGAAAACCCTATCGAAGCAGATTTGAATATCTCGTTACCAGAACATTTAAAATTTGCTAACGATTATGAAAAGAAAGTAAGCATTGCTGCTAATAGTTCCGTATTGAAAAATGTTGCTGTGATCCCAGTTAAAACGGTTAAAAA
It contains:
- a CDS encoding TonB-dependent receptor plug domain-containing protein — protein: MNTIKNKLKLLLFAIVTTLSFTAFKAYKKTMAPVEKIYTQTDRPFYFPGETIWFKSYLVNQDHTISNISDVVHAQLISPRGTVVNSLKLAAKDGYVYGDFYVDSNWVGGIYTLKVFTNWMRNFGEDSFFTKQITVQKVVKPNLLLKLEFEKEGYGKSSDVIANFEAKDLNNNLLTEKEITFEVTIKGEHLLTQTIKTDAYGKAKPTFTLPNDLESTDVVLNVLIPHNGSTEAISRAVPIVLDTIDLQFFAESGQLIAGTENTIAFKAINEFAKPVDVSGDIVNGKGQIVANFSSFHDGMGSVTISAEKGEQYVAKLKTPFVSTRIVRLPQVENKGTRFTVKTQNSKAELKLFSSENEPLLLEVSNATAVLFQKKVTPNRKPISIDTEDFPMGISTFSIKNSKGNIVAERLVFINANKELCIDIEMEKTVYQTREKVNLTITTSDSNGNPIPSNLSISVADNKLLSFADDKQDHILSYLLLSSELKGKIHEPSFYFNPNEEKSTEALDYLMLTHGWRNHRDEAKANIETTSFLPEQHATQSGFIVDKKGNPTTAHLLLLDQFGNKILVFDTKDDGSYSFKLGDNRSLVLLAYRDDKTPVTIKKFELNRNQIANQKLVENEMNTKKVETFKTKDKSPRAITNEQQAVASIAMDEDQSALDEVVITGYAGATNSSKITSAVATVSSESIISVPTNSIDQLLQGQAAGVNVSTGSGQPGQSATILIRGRNSLSGDVEPLFIVDGVPVDQSNFRNLSSSNIKSMTVLKDAAATAVYGNRAAGGVIVISTNNGYYINNYGKKKLNNRKYKNYAVEQFTFYKPIGIDQPKQFYIPKYESKDVPEERTDFRETIYWNPVVQTDENGKAELEFYNSDAITSFKITAEGISYNGKLGRIEKTYATKKLLNVDFKAPNYMALEDEVILPITIINNTENPIEADLNISLPEHLKFANDYEKKVSIAANSSVLKNVAVIPVKTVKNTTIYISVKSKKHSDIVKKEVTILSPYFPTATSISGSSSKAFKFDINSVVPGSLQAEFNLYTDVIGDVMDGIDALIREPYGCFEQTSSSTYPNIMVLQYLKESGKSNQEIEAKALDFIERGYKRLISFETRENGFEWFGKTPPHETLTAYGVLEFTEMKSVFDGVDQKMIDRTVKWLMSRKDGNGGFKKSEKGYDSFRSSTIDVANAYIVYAISESGVDANVSFEYQTAFKDALKSKDTYKMAMMALASYNLEETENAAVLLSEIKKNISTYDFDKLPVEETITKSYGNAKNLETTAFTLLALMREKNPDDALIAKGIEYLVGQRQHNRFGSTQSTAMALKALITYTKQQKQKVINENDSVEIVINGKSLNSKLQISANGKITVDGLGAYLKQGKQNVVVRFNNEKSTFPYTMAIGWDSYVPDSSTTPFLDLKTSVANQSFNVGDNVSMTIDVKNLKNESLGMVTSIIGLPSGTTAQPWQLKAILEEEKVAYYEIFDNYLVFYWRSFNPKEIKTIRLDLKADIAGKYQAPASTVYPYYGDEFKTWIKGNTVEILN